A single region of the Fenollaria sporofastidiosus genome encodes:
- a CDS encoding DUF1667 domain-containing protein produces the protein MILECVCCPVCCKIRINGDEISGNRCGRGYNYAKSLLQEEDDYVYGKIRIDSQMVSGLPVKTDKKVKKIYHQAILKEIFNLRAKAPINVGDVIKENILDLDVNIVSQKRILK, from the coding sequence ATGATATTAGAGTGTGTATGCTGCCCAGTTTGTTGCAAGATAAGAATCAATGGCGATGAAATATCTGGCAATCGCTGCGGAAGAGGCTACAATTATGCGAAGAGCCTTCTTCAAGAGGAAGATGACTATGTATATGGTAAGATTAGGATAGATAGTCAGATGGTTTCAGGCTTGCCAGTAAAGACTGATAAAAAAGTAAAGAAAATTTATCACCAAGCAATATTAAAAGAAATATTTAATTTACGCGCAAAAGCACCTATCAATGTAGGCGATGTGATAAAGGAAAATATTTTAGACTTGGATGTAAATATAGTTAGTCAAAAAAGAATACTTAAGTAG
- a CDS encoding MATE family efflux transporter — MRESRDLTQGEISPILFKLAIPLMGTSLLQMSYQITDMFWLGKVGTQAVAAVGIVGQYLWLISSLIIMCQVGLSVGVSQSFGKSDLESTKNYISGGFRLGFIISMTIAAIFIIFHNELIGLYSFKEGDAAVQELASEYMVAIAFGLGFMFLNPLFAATFNSMGNSKTPFIISSIGLVVNMVLDPLFIFVFHMGAMGTAIASVIATLVIFLIYVFIGIKNDLIYVRVNYLKKVPSEITRHILKLGVPMTLMEACHASVSMILTGYLTKLGAYAVSAMSIGSQIESISWMTANGFSFANTAFTGQNFGKGTYDRIILGFKKSMRIMATLGTATSLLLIVFARPIFSAFLPKDPVAMQAGADYLRILGYSQLFMVIEIGVTGFFNGIGRTKEPSYSGVVLNLMRIPFAIFFMKYYGLDGVWIAISLSSILKGIVAYVWFKLILKKEIEPKVIA; from the coding sequence ATGAGGGAATCGAGAGACTTAACACAAGGGGAGATTTCGCCGATACTTTTTAAACTTGCTATACCACTTATGGGCACTTCACTTTTGCAAATGTCTTATCAAATCACAGACATGTTCTGGCTTGGCAAAGTTGGTACACAGGCGGTTGCGGCCGTCGGCATAGTTGGTCAATATCTTTGGCTGATTAGCTCACTGATAATCATGTGCCAAGTGGGACTATCTGTTGGTGTTTCGCAAAGCTTTGGCAAATCCGACCTGGAAAGCACGAAAAACTATATAAGCGGTGGCTTTAGATTAGGCTTTATAATCTCCATGACAATCGCTGCAATATTTATAATTTTTCATAATGAACTTATAGGCCTCTACTCATTCAAAGAAGGCGATGCGGCAGTTCAAGAGCTTGCGAGTGAATACATGGTAGCCATAGCCTTTGGCTTAGGCTTTATGTTCTTAAATCCACTCTTTGCAGCAACATTTAACAGCATGGGTAACAGCAAGACACCATTTATAATAAGCTCTATCGGATTAGTAGTAAACATGGTTTTAGACCCACTATTCATATTCGTGTTTCATATGGGAGCGATGGGCACAGCCATAGCTTCAGTTATTGCAACTTTAGTGATTTTTCTTATATATGTCTTCATAGGCATTAAGAACGACCTAATCTATGTTAGAGTAAACTATCTAAAGAAGGTGCCTTCGGAGATTACAAGACATATACTAAAACTAGGAGTGCCGATGACACTTATGGAAGCCTGCCACGCATCCGTTTCGATGATACTAACAGGTTACTTAACAAAGCTAGGCGCTTATGCGGTCTCAGCTATGTCCATAGGTTCGCAAATTGAGTCAATATCTTGGATGACAGCAAATGGTTTCTCATTTGCAAACACTGCTTTTACCGGACAGAACTTCGGTAAAGGTACATATGATAGAATTATACTTGGCTTTAAAAAGTCGATGAGAATCATGGCGACACTTGGTACAGCAACATCTTTATTACTTATAGTATTTGCTAGACCAATATTCTCAGCGTTCTTGCCAAAAGATCCAGTAGCAATGCAAGCAGGCGCTGACTACTTAAGGATACTTGGATATTCACAATTGTTCATGGTTATAGAGATAGGTGTAACAGGATTTTTCAACGGCATAGGCAGGACGAAAGAACCATCATACTCTGGAGTAGTACTAAATCTAATGCGTATACCATTTGCAATATTCTTTATGAAATACTACGGACTAGATGGCGTATGGATAGCGATATCATTATCATCAATACTTAAGGGTATAGTTGCCTATGTTTGGTTTAAGCTTATACTTAAAAAAGAGATAGAACCGAAGGTGATTGCATGA
- the map gene encoding type I methionyl aminopeptidase encodes MIYLKTKEQINKMIDAGKILVSVHHALRDKVKEGVTTMELNDFVDDFIVSQGAYPEQKGYEGFPFAICASVNDEICHGFPSKDVVLKNGDIISIDMVVNYKGWMADSCWSYPVGKISEEDQKLFDHTREAMYKAISIVDENVRIGEIGKCIEDFTRPKGYSIVKEFIGHGIGKNMHEDPQVFHYNTGVKGPRIVKGMAFTIEPMICMGSAAMKLDKNGWTARTKDGSKCVQFEHTLVLTDNGVIITTDQGDV; translated from the coding sequence ATGATATATTTAAAGACAAAAGAACAAATTAATAAGATGATTGATGCAGGCAAGATACTTGTAAGCGTTCATCATGCGCTAAGAGACAAAGTAAAGGAAGGCGTAACAACTATGGAGCTTAATGACTTTGTTGATGACTTCATCGTTAGTCAAGGAGCATACCCAGAGCAAAAAGGTTACGAAGGCTTTCCATTTGCCATATGTGCATCAGTCAATGATGAGATATGCCACGGCTTTCCAAGTAAGGACGTTGTTCTTAAGAACGGAGACATCATCTCCATCGACATGGTTGTTAACTACAAGGGTTGGATGGCTGACTCATGTTGGTCATATCCAGTAGGTAAAATCTCTGAAGAGGATCAAAAATTATTTGACCACACAAGAGAGGCTATGTACAAAGCTATCAGCATAGTTGACGAGAACGTTAGGATAGGCGAGATAGGTAAGTGCATAGAAGATTTTACTAGACCAAAGGGCTACTCAATAGTTAAAGAGTTCATTGGTCATGGAATCGGCAAGAACATGCATGAAGATCCGCAAGTGTTCCACTACAATACTGGAGTTAAAGGACCAAGAATTGTTAAGGGCATGGCCTTTACTATCGAGCCAATGATATGCATGGGCTCTGCGGCTATGAAGCTTGACAAGAACGGATGGACTGCTAGAACAAAGGATGGCAGCAAGTGTGTGCAATTCGAACACACACTAGTATTAACTGACAATGGTGTAATAATAACTACTGATCAGGGTGATGTATAG
- a CDS encoding heavy metal translocating P-type ATPase gives MEKLILNGLTCANCAQKIESFAKSHDSVESASLDFINSTLSIEVKEGSDAQLVLREITSYVNNLEPDVLVTRGEDESEEEEEEGFSKLFLIRILVSLICLGAYLFIDSPYKMVFFIISYLVISYDIIIHGIKGAIHGVLAEEFLMTVATVGAILIGEHLEAILVSLLYQIGEIISDIAVDKSKDKIKELIVKSPVFATVLDGGKEIKTEPSEVSIGSRIIVREGESIAIDGVVLEGKAKVDNAHISGESEPVYVDADKNVYSGAIVKEGYLIIETTKLAKNSTAARIQELVRSSQSDKAKLETSVSKFARIYTPIVVFIAAMIGLIAPVLKIMPLKEALHTCFAFLIVSCPCAIIISVPLAYFSGIGKMSKIGILFKGTKFLDRFRNIKTFCFDKTGTLTSGKFKLVNVEAIDFDEGKALHLARLAEYHSKHPISSAIVDEREDIDKDEIISYTSLSNGVAAETKYGSVKVVTSDMQSEYKVLDTYLDDKLIAHLYIEDEIKDETKKLVTELKERNIKPVMLTGDTKIYAQKVAHDLGIDSFEAELLPQDKIKFFEKEQGHDGLVAFVGDGINDSPVIKRADIGLSMGALGSDAAIEASDIVIMDDRIEKIVNIFDTSQFVNKIILENLIFTGIVKAAIIILSLFIQLPLWLAVFGDVGVTLISILNTLRIR, from the coding sequence ATGGAAAAATTAATTTTAAACGGACTTACTTGTGCTAACTGCGCACAAAAGATAGAAAGCTTTGCAAAGAGTCATGACTCAGTTGAGAGTGCGAGCCTTGACTTTATTAACTCAACTCTAAGCATAGAGGTAAAAGAGGGAAGTGATGCACAGCTTGTGCTAAGAGAGATTACGAGCTACGTAAACAACTTAGAGCCAGATGTCTTAGTTACAAGAGGCGAGGACGAGTCTGAAGAGGAAGAGGAGGAAGGCTTCTCAAAACTATTTTTAATAAGGATACTAGTATCGCTTATATGCTTAGGAGCATATTTATTCATTGACAGCCCATATAAGATGGTCTTCTTTATCATCTCATACTTGGTTATCTCATACGACATCATTATACATGGCATTAAAGGAGCTATACATGGCGTATTAGCTGAAGAGTTTTTAATGACTGTTGCAACTGTCGGCGCCATCTTGATAGGTGAGCACCTAGAGGCAATACTAGTTTCGCTACTATATCAAATTGGAGAAATCATTAGTGACATCGCAGTTGATAAGTCGAAGGACAAGATTAAAGAGCTTATAGTTAAGTCACCAGTCTTCGCTACTGTTTTGGATGGCGGTAAAGAGATTAAGACAGAACCATCTGAAGTTAGTATAGGCTCAAGAATCATAGTTCGTGAAGGCGAGTCCATCGCCATAGATGGAGTGGTTCTTGAAGGAAAAGCTAAGGTAGACAACGCCCACATAAGTGGCGAGTCAGAACCTGTTTATGTAGATGCAGATAAAAATGTATACTCAGGAGCCATCGTTAAAGAAGGCTACCTTATCATAGAAACAACAAAGCTTGCAAAGAACTCAACGGCTGCAAGGATACAAGAGCTTGTTAGAAGCTCACAAAGTGATAAAGCGAAGCTTGAAACTAGTGTATCTAAATTTGCTAGAATCTACACACCTATAGTCGTATTCATCGCAGCAATGATTGGTCTTATTGCACCAGTATTAAAAATAATGCCGCTTAAGGAAGCACTTCATACATGCTTTGCCTTCTTAATAGTATCTTGCCCTTGCGCTATAATCATCTCAGTACCATTAGCATACTTCTCAGGTATAGGTAAGATGAGTAAGATTGGTATATTATTCAAGGGAACAAAATTCTTAGATAGATTTAGAAATATAAAGACATTCTGCTTTGACAAGACTGGCACACTAACAAGTGGTAAGTTCAAACTTGTCAATGTTGAAGCAATTGATTTTGATGAAGGCAAGGCTCTTCACTTAGCAAGACTTGCAGAGTATCATTCTAAGCACCCTATATCAAGTGCTATAGTTGATGAGAGAGAAGACATTGATAAAGACGAAATCATTTCTTACACAAGCCTTTCTAATGGAGTAGCAGCCGAAACAAAATACGGCAGTGTAAAGGTCGTTACAAGCGATATGCAAAGTGAGTACAAGGTCTTAGACACATATCTTGACGATAAGCTTATAGCTCACCTTTATATTGAAGATGAGATTAAAGATGAAACAAAGAAACTTGTTACTGAACTTAAAGAAAGAAACATAAAGCCAGTTATGCTTACAGGAGATACTAAGATATACGCACAAAAAGTTGCACACGACTTAGGCATTGATTCCTTCGAGGCAGAACTACTTCCTCAAGATAAAATAAAATTCTTTGAGAAGGAACAAGGTCACGATGGACTTGTTGCCTTTGTTGGTGACGGTATAAATGACTCACCAGTTATAAAGAGAGCAGACATTGGTCTAAGCATGGGAGCACTTGGCTCAGACGCAGCCATCGAAGCATCAGACATTGTTATCATGGACGACAGGATTGAAAAGATAGTAAACATATTTGACACATCTCAGTTCGTTAATAAGATCATACTAGAGAATCTTATATTCACAGGTATAGTTAAGGCAGCCATCATTATACTATCACTATTTATACAATTGCCACTATGGTTAGCAGTCTTTGGCGATGTTGGTGTGACACTTATATCTATACTAAACACATTGAGGATTAGATAA
- a CDS encoding ABC transporter ATP-binding protein, whose amino-acid sequence MQEIIELKNLKKAFKIGKESLLVLKGINLTLYKEQAICIVGPSGSGKSTLLNMMAGLEKPSSGEIIVGGIHIENLNEDDLTKFRQLNIGFVFQSYNLIPTLTALENVGLGLIFKGISKKERDERSAYLLEKVGLKDRMKHKPSEMSGGQQQRVSIARAFVNKPKIVFADEPTGNLDTKTSVEIMELMTTMTKKDKQTLIIVTHDLETAVYSDRIVHVRDGMIEKDEMNTDKKEAQLSEEDI is encoded by the coding sequence ATGCAAGAAATTATCGAACTGAAAAATTTAAAGAAAGCATTTAAGATCGGTAAAGAAAGTCTTCTTGTACTTAAAGGCATTAACTTGACTCTCTATAAGGAGCAAGCGATATGTATTGTTGGACCATCCGGTTCAGGTAAATCTACTCTATTGAATATGATGGCTGGACTCGAAAAGCCATCTTCGGGTGAAATAATTGTCGGCGGCATACACATTGAGAATCTTAATGAAGATGACCTAACAAAGTTTAGACAGCTAAACATTGGTTTTGTGTTTCAGTCGTATAACCTCATCCCTACCCTAACCGCACTTGAAAATGTAGGTTTAGGTTTAATATTTAAAGGCATATCTAAGAAAGAAAGAGATGAGCGTAGTGCTTATCTACTTGAAAAGGTAGGCCTAAAAGATAGAATGAAGCACAAACCAAGCGAGATGAGTGGTGGTCAGCAGCAAAGAGTAAGTATAGCTAGAGCTTTTGTAAACAAACCGAAGATAGTCTTTGCAGACGAACCGACAGGTAACCTTGATACTAAGACTAGTGTCGAGATTATGGAACTAATGACTACTATGACAAAGAAAGACAAGCAAACGCTTATCATAGTAACTCACGATTTAGAAACAGCAGTCTACTCTGACAGAATCGTTCACGTGCGTGACGGTATGATTGAGAAGGATGAAATGAACACAGATAAAAAGGAGGCACAATTAAGTGAAGAAGATATTTAG
- a CDS encoding COG1361 S-layer family protein has translation MKKIFSILLIAIMIISTLSVNMYAGKPSDPSKPGETPTPTPTPAPAPTPVVEDDLFLVSTSTEEVKPGDETTIYFEQDNPGYRRYYNFAGNYEIYSVRATSDSPNNCYVINSYGGINGAEVRVRIPENAEAGTYRISLVGKAKRRGDDTASPVKVEGEAYIRVKEGSQRKAQLKINRVDILPDNNVAPGGSLAVGFEIENISDILARNVELNISGLAEAGLALRNGTTTQKVRSIEAGKKTYIYYEMNVSNTAKFGSYELKTALSYESEFNKETIKEDTSVFVNIGGDASQSSQLIIQDLKFPSATLGVNNTFEVSFKLRNQGQSVAKRIRATAKSEDPTGVVSRTVSEILVRDLAPGEEETVSYKFFTTKGGATKNYPINIKIEYFDDFTDTKEPKTVEQIAGVFLNNPDNAGDGKDAKKSTPKLIIDKYEFTPKLPLAGNEFEMNLSFYNTNAKKAVKNIKIDLTSQDTSKSDSNTAGSSVFTPVDSSNTFYIGRIPPNGKVEKTIKMFVVPDATAKTYNITANFEYEDDENNEYKSSENIGVPVYQESKLDIDPINYQTNAMVGDNIPITCNFYNTGKVTLYNFKVTLTADNATVNNGTYYIGNFNPGGQDVYEGTIMPNEAGELKAKVKFTYEDSTGEVKEKEEELNITVEEAPPMDPNAGPDGMPMPDGAMGETPWFKKPLFYIPVALIILGAIGFVVFKKLKNKKKEKDLNIDEN, from the coding sequence GTGAAGAAGATATTTAGCATTTTATTAATTGCTATAATGATAATAAGCACCTTGAGTGTGAATATGTATGCAGGTAAACCAAGTGATCCAAGTAAACCTGGTGAAACACCAACACCAACACCAACACCAGCACCAGCTCCTACTCCAGTTGTTGAAGATGATTTATTTTTGGTGTCAACATCTACTGAAGAAGTGAAACCAGGTGATGAGACTACAATATACTTTGAACAAGATAATCCTGGTTACCGTAGATATTATAATTTTGCTGGCAATTATGAGATTTACTCAGTAAGAGCAACAAGCGATAGTCCTAATAACTGCTACGTTATTAATTCATACGGCGGGATCAATGGTGCCGAGGTAAGAGTCAGAATTCCTGAAAATGCCGAAGCAGGTACTTACAGAATCAGCCTTGTAGGTAAAGCAAAGCGTAGAGGCGACGATACTGCTTCACCTGTTAAAGTTGAGGGTGAAGCTTATATAAGAGTTAAGGAGGGCAGCCAAAGAAAGGCACAACTAAAGATTAACAGAGTTGATATCTTGCCAGATAATAACGTTGCCCCTGGTGGATCTTTAGCAGTTGGCTTTGAAATTGAAAATATTTCTGATATCTTAGCAAGAAACGTTGAACTAAATATCTCAGGTCTTGCAGAAGCAGGCCTTGCATTAAGAAACGGAACTACTACTCAAAAAGTTAGAAGCATTGAAGCAGGTAAGAAAACATATATTTATTATGAAATGAACGTCTCTAACACAGCAAAGTTTGGTTCATACGAACTAAAAACTGCTCTTAGCTATGAGAGTGAATTTAATAAAGAGACTATAAAAGAAGATACTTCTGTCTTTGTTAATATTGGTGGCGACGCTTCACAAAGCTCACAGCTAATCATACAAGACTTAAAGTTCCCTTCTGCAACTCTTGGAGTAAATAACACATTCGAAGTAAGCTTTAAGCTTAGAAACCAAGGTCAATCCGTTGCAAAGAGGATCAGAGCTACTGCTAAGAGCGAAGACCCAACAGGTGTTGTTTCAAGAACCGTTTCTGAAATACTTGTTAGAGACCTAGCTCCTGGCGAGGAGGAAACAGTTAGCTACAAATTCTTTACAACAAAGGGCGGAGCTACAAAGAACTACCCTATCAACATCAAGATTGAATACTTTGATGACTTCACCGATACAAAAGAGCCAAAGACTGTTGAACAAATTGCTGGAGTTTTCCTAAACAATCCAGACAATGCTGGCGATGGCAAGGACGCAAAGAAGTCAACACCAAAGTTAATCATAGACAAGTATGAATTCACTCCAAAGCTTCCACTTGCTGGAAACGAATTCGAGATGAATCTTTCATTCTACAACACAAACGCTAAAAAGGCTGTTAAGAATATTAAGATAGACTTAACAAGCCAAGACACAAGTAAAAGCGATTCAAACACAGCTGGCTCATCTGTTTTCACACCAGTTGACAGCTCAAATACATTCTATATAGGAAGAATACCTCCAAATGGCAAGGTTGAAAAGACTATAAAGATGTTTGTTGTTCCAGATGCAACAGCTAAAACTTACAATATAACAGCTAACTTTGAATATGAAGATGACGAAAATAACGAATATAAATCAAGTGAAAATATCGGTGTACCAGTATATCAAGAGTCAAAGCTTGATATAGACCCAATAAACTATCAAACAAACGCTATGGTAGGCGACAACATCCCTATCACTTGTAACTTCTACAACACTGGTAAGGTTACTCTATATAACTTCAAGGTAACTTTAACAGCTGACAACGCAACAGTTAATAACGGCACATACTACATCGGTAACTTCAACCCAGGCGGACAAGATGTTTATGAAGGCACCATCATGCCAAATGAAGCTGGTGAGTTAAAGGCTAAGGTTAAATTTACTTACGAAGACTCAACAGGCGAAGTTAAGGAAAAGGAAGAAGAGCTTAACATAACAGTAGAAGAAGCTCCACCAATGGATCCTAACGCTGGACCAGACGGTATGCCAATGCCAGATGGAGCTATGGGAGAGACTCCTTGGTTTAAGAAGCCACTATTCTATATTCCAGTAGCTTTAATAATCTTAGGAGCTATAGGCTTTGTAGTATTTAAAAAGCTTAAAAACAAAAAGAAAGAAAAGGATTTGAATATAGATGAAAACTAA